The Panicum virgatum strain AP13 chromosome 5K, P.virgatum_v5, whole genome shotgun sequence genome has a window encoding:
- the LOC120708479 gene encoding mucin-5AC-like isoform X2 yields MEDLLDTEIGKNDYDWLLTPPGTPRVPALDAAEKDPSSTVTKRTVTRSYSTIRASKYICINISSVSSRPTTPSKRTATITASKPSVPSSRPVPTRSSTPVKARPSTPTKTRPSTPVKNHPSMSSSMANSTAPKPTSAQSSRSSTPTSRSRILSTSSSNTTSAVSCPSSFSGKIPARTRTSSSSSTVPSSSRSSSRSSTPTRQLTMRSSTPSVGRSPSVGRISGSNNLTSNGRALASSGRSSAPSSAPSSRPSSPNTRLRAPVRPLDIPDFPSETPPNLRTKLPERPLSAGRARPGMSLGVRSTLNAEPVPTAPVKKMSVPAITRSKFSDTQSKTSTNGHQSRQSERSFLEGQTTRTSRSVTAADNGFGRTISRKSLDMAIRHMDIRQNLGGIRGASLFPHSIRSTTTKGRPARASDPGHSITNGDRCIADNGSSNGHFSGDSSSALSHNGGSSIGSPDRESTGPKEVLSELDIYANSRYEAMLLKEDTKNMSWLHSVDDKSDQSPVFDHRFEPLPEPFGPL; encoded by the exons GCTTCTGACACCCCCTGGAACACCCCGTGTTCCTGCATTAGATGCTGCTGAGAAAGACCCATCCTCAACTGTGACTAAACGTACTGTTACCAGATCATACTCGACGATTAGAGCTTCGAAG TACATTTGCATC AACATTTCCTCTGTCAGTTCAAGACCTACAACCCCGAGCAAGCGGACTGCCACTATTACTGCATCAAAGCCATCTGTTCCATCTTCACGTCCAGTGCCAACACGGTCCTCTACACCTGTCAAGGCCCGTCCGTCTACACCAACTAAAACTCGTCCATCTACTCCAGTGAAAAATCATCCTTCTATGTCTAGCTCTATGGCCAACTCTACGGCTCCCAAGCCCACATCAGCACAaagctcaagatcatcaacTCCAACATCTCGGTCTCGAATATTGTCTACTTCATCTTCAAACACAACTAGTGCAGTGAGTTGTCCCAGCTCGTTCTCTGGTAAAATTCCTGCAAGAACTCGTACCAGTTCTTCATCAAGTACAGTTCCTTCATCGAGCCGTTCTAGCTCCCGGTCATCCACACCCACTCGTCAGCTTACCATGCGTTCGTCAACGCCATCTGTTGGTCGCTCACCTTCTGTTGGGCGGATTTCTGGCAGCAATAACTTGACTTCTAATGGCAGAGCCTTAGCCAGTAGTGGTCGGAGTTCAGCACCTTCGTCAGCACCATCATCCCGTCCAAGTTCCCCAAATACACGGCTACGAGCTCCAGTTCGCCCACTAGATATTCCAGATTTCCCAAGTGAAACTCCACCAAACTTAAGGACTAAACTGCCAGAAAGACCACTCTCTGCTGGTAGAGCACGACCAGGTATGTCTTTGGGGGTCAGATCAACCCTGAATGCTGAACCAGTTCCCACAGCTCCTGTAAAAAAGATGTCTGTGCCTGCTATCACTCGAAGTAAGTTCTCTGATACCCAATCAAAGACATCTACCAATGGACACCAAAGCAGGCAGAGCGAAAGATCTTTTTTGGAAGGTCAAACGACTAGAACCTCGCGGTCTGTCACAGCAGCAGACAATGGATTCGGTAGGACAATATCGAGGAAGTCACTTGACATGGCTATCAGGCACATG GACATTCGACAAAACTTGGGTGGCATCCGTGGTGCATCTCTTTTTCCTCATAGCATTCGCTCTACTACTACCAAGGGCCGACCAGCTCGAGCATCAGACCCAGGCCATTCTATCACAAATGGTGACCGATGTATCGCTGATAATGGCAGCAGCAATGGGCACTTCTCTGGAGATTCTAGCAGTGCTCTTTCACACAATGGTGGGAGCTCAATTGGTTCCCCTGATAGGGAAAGTACTGGACCAAAAGAGGTTTTGAGTGAACTGGATATATATGCCAATTCACGATATGAGGCGATGTTGCTGAAGGAGGACACCAAGAACATGAGTTGGTTGCATAGCGTGGACGACAAGTCTGACCAGAGCCCAGTGTTTGATCACAGGTTCGAGCCGCTTCCTGAGCCATTCGGTCCGCTATGA
- the LOC120708479 gene encoding cell wall protein RBR3-like isoform X1, translated as MEDLLDTEIGKNDYDWLLTPPGTPRVPALDAAEKDPSSTVTKRTVTRSYSTIRASKLSSSEPENRRSTFSTRPARSNSVSHPAVQSTLMSSNNRSSILNANISSVSSRPTTPSKRTATITASKPSVPSSRPVPTRSSTPVKARPSTPTKTRPSTPVKNHPSMSSSMANSTAPKPTSAQSSRSSTPTSRSRILSTSSSNTTSAVSCPSSFSGKIPARTRTSSSSSTVPSSSRSSSRSSTPTRQLTMRSSTPSVGRSPSVGRISGSNNLTSNGRALASSGRSSAPSSAPSSRPSSPNTRLRAPVRPLDIPDFPSETPPNLRTKLPERPLSAGRARPGMSLGVRSTLNAEPVPTAPVKKMSVPAITRSKFSDTQSKTSTNGHQSRQSERSFLEGQTTRTSRSVTAADNGFGRTISRKSLDMAIRHMDIRQNLGGIRGASLFPHSIRSTTTKGRPARASDPGHSITNGDRCIADNGSSNGHFSGDSSSALSHNGGSSIGSPDRESTGPKEVLSELDIYANSRYEAMLLKEDTKNMSWLHSVDDKSDQSPVFDHRFEPLPEPFGPL; from the exons GCTTCTGACACCCCCTGGAACACCCCGTGTTCCTGCATTAGATGCTGCTGAGAAAGACCCATCCTCAACTGTGACTAAACGTACTGTTACCAGATCATACTCGACGATTAGAGCTTCGAAG CTTTCCTCTTCTGAACCAGAGAATAGACGTTCAACATTTTCCACTAGACCAGCACGAAGTAATTCTGTCTCCCACCCGGCAGTTCAATCTACTCTTATGTCTAGCAACAACAGATCATCAATCCTCAATGCAAACATTTCCTCTGTCAGTTCAAGACCTACAACCCCGAGCAAGCGGACTGCCACTATTACTGCATCAAAGCCATCTGTTCCATCTTCACGTCCAGTGCCAACACGGTCCTCTACACCTGTCAAGGCCCGTCCGTCTACACCAACTAAAACTCGTCCATCTACTCCAGTGAAAAATCATCCTTCTATGTCTAGCTCTATGGCCAACTCTACGGCTCCCAAGCCCACATCAGCACAaagctcaagatcatcaacTCCAACATCTCGGTCTCGAATATTGTCTACTTCATCTTCAAACACAACTAGTGCAGTGAGTTGTCCCAGCTCGTTCTCTGGTAAAATTCCTGCAAGAACTCGTACCAGTTCTTCATCAAGTACAGTTCCTTCATCGAGCCGTTCTAGCTCCCGGTCATCCACACCCACTCGTCAGCTTACCATGCGTTCGTCAACGCCATCTGTTGGTCGCTCACCTTCTGTTGGGCGGATTTCTGGCAGCAATAACTTGACTTCTAATGGCAGAGCCTTAGCCAGTAGTGGTCGGAGTTCAGCACCTTCGTCAGCACCATCATCCCGTCCAAGTTCCCCAAATACACGGCTACGAGCTCCAGTTCGCCCACTAGATATTCCAGATTTCCCAAGTGAAACTCCACCAAACTTAAGGACTAAACTGCCAGAAAGACCACTCTCTGCTGGTAGAGCACGACCAGGTATGTCTTTGGGGGTCAGATCAACCCTGAATGCTGAACCAGTTCCCACAGCTCCTGTAAAAAAGATGTCTGTGCCTGCTATCACTCGAAGTAAGTTCTCTGATACCCAATCAAAGACATCTACCAATGGACACCAAAGCAGGCAGAGCGAAAGATCTTTTTTGGAAGGTCAAACGACTAGAACCTCGCGGTCTGTCACAGCAGCAGACAATGGATTCGGTAGGACAATATCGAGGAAGTCACTTGACATGGCTATCAGGCACATG GACATTCGACAAAACTTGGGTGGCATCCGTGGTGCATCTCTTTTTCCTCATAGCATTCGCTCTACTACTACCAAGGGCCGACCAGCTCGAGCATCAGACCCAGGCCATTCTATCACAAATGGTGACCGATGTATCGCTGATAATGGCAGCAGCAATGGGCACTTCTCTGGAGATTCTAGCAGTGCTCTTTCACACAATGGTGGGAGCTCAATTGGTTCCCCTGATAGGGAAAGTACTGGACCAAAAGAGGTTTTGAGTGAACTGGATATATATGCCAATTCACGATATGAGGCGATGTTGCTGAAGGAGGACACCAAGAACATGAGTTGGTTGCATAGCGTGGACGACAAGTCTGACCAGAGCCCAGTGTTTGATCACAGGTTCGAGCCGCTTCCTGAGCCATTCGGTCCGCTATGA